The following coding sequences lie in one Arachis hypogaea cultivar Tifrunner chromosome 9, arahy.Tifrunner.gnm2.J5K5, whole genome shotgun sequence genomic window:
- the LOC112711523 gene encoding uncharacterized protein isoform X2 — MSEEELGTFSMMDPLDMIDPWDMIDLDADRRNMVEQCAIDVGGNQPPQPKPQPDVREITVAQFFSDTCGYPQFDMVLAECLPEPQPQPQQFLTDVCGYQPPWSQPQPQPQSHPHPQQFQQFLADCGYQLPESQLQLQPMQPQVWTWEENKAFESVIANSFEYAKRNSWELIAARLPGKTPAQLQERFKKLMKDINVIHNGYNSNTPLNNAASENMTMTMAAPTTTLEHNPVSIPIINATTTTPPPPPYNTDHQHHRAEVVAAAAPMEAATREQSQSANTNNTKKYSRWTEDEHRNCTLIQRV; from the exons ATGAGTGAAGAGGAACTAGGTACTTTCTCAATGATGGATCCTTTGGATATGATAGATCCTTGGGATATGATAGACTTGGATGCGGATAGAAGGAATATGGTAGAGCAGTGTGCCATTGACGTGGGTGGCAATCAACCACCTCAGCCCAAGCCGCAGCCGGATGTAAGGGAGATTACAGTAGCTCAGTTTTTCAGTGACACGTGTGGTTATCCTCAGTTCGATATGGTTCTTGCTGAGTGTTTGCCGGAACCTCAGCCTCAGCCTCAGCAGTTTCTCACTGACGTGTGTGGTTATCAACCACCTTGGTCTCAGCCTCAGCCCCAGCCTCAGTCCCACCCTCATCCTCAGCAGTTTCAGCAGTTTCTTGCTGATTGTGGTTATCAACTACCTGAGTCTCAGCTTCAGCTCCAACCTATGCAACCTCAGGTCTGGACTTGGGAGGAGAACAAAGCCTTTGAGTCAGTTATTGCCAATTCTTTTGAGTATGCTAAACGCAATTCCTGGGAGCTGATTGCTGCTCGTCTCCCTGGAAAGACCCCGGCTCAACTGCAAGAACGCTTCAAGAAGCTGATGAAGGACATCAATGTCATCCATAACGGTTATAATTCAAACACTCCTCTGAATAATGCTGCATCTGAGAACATGACTATGACAATGGCTGCTCCTACCACCACATTGGAACACAACCCTGTCTCCATCCCCATCATCAATGCAACAACAACAACCCCACCACCACCGCCTTATAACACTGATCATCAACATCACAG GGCGGAGGTAGTCGCGGCCGCAGCACCAATGGAGGCAGCAACAAGGGAACAAAGCCAATCTGCTAACACCAACAATACAAAGAAATATTCTCGGTGGACTGAAGATGAGCATag
- the LOC112711524 gene encoding SEC12-like protein 1, whose amino-acid sequence MENGDGSPQGPVTCGSWIRRPDNLNQVVIGRSRRGSSCPSLLQIFSFDPKTTSLSSKPLTTFVFEAVDGDPVAIAVHPSGDDFVCSLSNGSCKLFELYGNETKMKLLAKELAPLQNIGSQNCITFSVDGSKFATGGSDGHIRIMEWPSMNNILDEPRAHKSVRDMDFSLDSEFLASTSTDGSARIWKIEDGVPLTTLSRNSDEKIELCRFSKDGTKPFLFCAIQKGDKSLTGVWDISNWNKIGHKRLLRKSASVMAISHDGKYLSMGSKDGDICVVEVKKMQIHHYSKRLHLGTNIATLEFCPTERVVLTTSVEWGPLVTKLTVPKDWKEWQIYLVLLGLFLASALAFYIFFENSDSFWKFPMGKDQVRPGFKPMSRDPESFDDHTWGPLDM is encoded by the exons ATGGAGAACGGTGATGGGTCCCCTCAGGGTCCGGTTACATGCGGGTCGTGGATACGGAGGCCCGACAACCTTAATCAGGTTGTTATTGGAAGGTCAAGGCGCGGAAGTTCTTGCCCTTCTCTGcttcaaattttctcctttgatCCCAAAACCACTTCTTTGTCTTCCAAACCTCTG aCCACATTTGTGTTTGAAGCAGTGGATGGTGATCCAGTTGCTATTGCTGTCCATCCCAGTGGGGACGATTTTGTGTGCTCTCTCAGCAATGGTAGCTGCAA ATTGTTTGAGCTGTATGGTAATGAAACAAAAATGAAGCTGTTGGCCAAAGAACTGGCCCCTCTGCAGAACATCGGTTCTCAAAACTGCATTACTTTTAGTGTTGATGGATCTAAATTTGCCACCGGTGGGTCA GACGGGCATATCAGAATTATGGAGTGGCCTAGCATGAACAACATTTTGGATGAACCAAGAGCACACAAATCTGTGCGGGATATGGATTTCAG TCTAGACTCAGAATTCCTTGCTTCAACTTCTACTGATGGCTCTGCAAGAATCTGGAAGATTGAAGATGGTGTTCCTCTAACCACCTTGTCTCGCAACTCG GATGAAAAGATTGAACTATGTCGATTTTCCAAGGACGGAACCAAGCCATTCTTATTTTGTGCCATTCAAAAAG GCGATAAGTCATTGACTGGAGTTTGGGACATAAGCAATTGGAATAAAATTGGTCATAAGAGGCTACTTAGAAAGTCTGCTTCAGTAATGGCCATTAGCCACGACGGGAAATACCTTTCTAT GGGAAGTAAAGATGGAGATATATGTGTAGTTGAAGTAAAGAAAATGCAGATACACCATTATAGCAAGAGACTACACCTCGGTACCAATATTGCAACGCTCGAGTTTTGTCCCACCGAAAG GGTCGTACTTACAACCTCGGTAGAATGGGGACCATTGGTTACAAAACTCACTGTACCTAAAGATTGGAAAG AGTGGCAGATCTACTTGGTGCTTTTGGGATTGTTTTTGGCATCTGCTCTTGCATTTTACATATTCTTTGAGAACTCGGATTCGTTCTGGAAGTTCCCGATGGGAAAAGACCAAGTGAGACCAGGGTTTAAACCAATGTCTAGAGATCCAGAGTCCTTTGATGATCATACTTGGGGACCACTTGATATGTGA
- the LOC112711525 gene encoding prefoldin subunit 2, whose product MAGKAEGSDHREPVNEQAVANIYAAMRSELNQIHSKITELEMEVSEHSLVVNAIQPLDPSRRCYRMIGGVLVERTVKEVLPAVLRNKEGLEEVISRLNEALEKKKKEIVEFEAKYKIRIRKADAEVKDESGRKEGTAQGVLVGPAGGSEA is encoded by the coding sequence ATGGCTGGTAAAGCTGAAGGTAGTGATCACAGGGAGCCAGTTAATGAACAAGCAGTTGCAAATATATATGCGGCAATGAGGTCTGAACTCAACCAAATTCACTCGAAAATCACCGAGCTGGAAATGGAAGTTAGCGAGCACTCGCTGGTAGTTAATGCCATTCAGCCGCTCGATCCCTCTAGGCGATGCTATCGAATGATTGGGGGTGTTCTGGTCGAGAGAACTGTGAAGGAGGTCTTGCCTGCGGTGCTGCGCAACAAAGAGGGACTCGAAGAAGTTATTAGCAGGCTCAATGAAGCattggaaaagaagaaaaaggagattgttgagtttgaggCTAAATATAAAATCAGGATAAGGAAAGCTGATGCAGAGGTGAAGGATGAATCCGGTAGGAAGGAAGGCACCGCTCAAGGCGTTCTTGTTGGCCCTGCAGGTGGAAGTGAAGCATAG